A genomic region of Halopelagius longus contains the following coding sequences:
- the solA gene encoding N-methyl-L-tryptophan oxidase, translating to MTDRYDCIVVGVGGMGSATAFHLADRGLDVLGVERYDVPHEMGSSHGVTRIIRKAQYEDPAYVPLVRRAYDLWRELEDRTGRDLLHVTGGIDAGPPDSQVFAGSVRSCEEHDIDHEVLSADELNERFPGYDLPDHHRAVYQPDGGFLVPEQCIIAHVEAAQAAGAEIHARESVADVASFPDGVRVTTDKGTYEADDVVVTAGAWARKLLPELAELAVPERQVLAWLRPTEPERFEASNFPVFVHAADDGHYYGFPRYDVPGFKFGKFNHFEEEVDPDAMDREPRREDEEMLRAYAKRYFPDGAGPTMRLATCMFTNTPDEHFILDTLPDDPRITVGAGFSGHGFKFASSVGEVLADLATDGETDHDVDLFRLDRFDRFDGARGG from the coding sequence GTGACCGACCGTTACGACTGCATCGTCGTCGGCGTCGGCGGCATGGGGAGTGCGACGGCGTTCCACCTCGCGGACCGCGGACTGGACGTCCTCGGGGTCGAACGCTACGACGTACCGCACGAGATGGGCTCGTCCCACGGCGTCACGCGCATCATTCGGAAGGCGCAGTACGAGGACCCGGCGTACGTCCCCCTCGTCCGTCGGGCGTACGACCTCTGGCGGGAACTGGAGGACCGGACGGGGCGGGACCTGTTGCACGTTACCGGCGGTATCGACGCCGGGCCGCCCGACAGTCAGGTGTTCGCGGGGTCGGTGCGGTCCTGCGAGGAACACGACATCGACCACGAGGTACTGTCGGCGGACGAACTGAACGAGCGGTTCCCGGGGTACGACCTGCCGGACCACCACCGCGCGGTGTATCAACCCGACGGCGGCTTTCTCGTCCCCGAACAGTGCATCATCGCGCACGTCGAGGCGGCGCAGGCCGCGGGTGCGGAGATTCACGCCCGGGAGTCCGTCGCCGACGTGGCGTCGTTCCCCGACGGGGTGCGCGTCACCACCGACAAGGGGACGTACGAGGCGGACGACGTCGTCGTCACCGCGGGCGCGTGGGCGCGGAAACTCCTACCCGAACTCGCCGAACTCGCGGTTCCCGAACGGCAGGTGCTCGCGTGGCTTCGCCCGACGGAACCCGAACGGTTCGAGGCGTCGAACTTCCCGGTGTTCGTCCACGCCGCGGACGACGGCCACTACTACGGCTTCCCCCGGTACGACGTTCCCGGCTTCAAGTTCGGGAAGTTCAACCACTTCGAGGAGGAGGTAGACCCCGACGCGATGGACCGGGAACCGCGCCGGGAGGACGAGGAGATGCTCAGAGCGTACGCGAAGCGGTACTTCCCGGACGGCGCGGGGCCGACGATGCGACTCGCAACCTGCATGTTCACGAACACGCCGGACGAACACTTCATCCTCGATACGCTCCCCGACGACCCCCGAATCACGGTCGGCGCCGGGTTCTCCGGCCACGGGTTCAAGTTCGCCAGTTCCGTCGGCGAAGTCCTCGCGGACCTCGCGACCGACGGTGAGACGGACCACGACGTCGACCTGTTTCGGTTGGACCGGTTCGACCGATTCGACGGGGCGCGAGGCGGCTAA
- a CDS encoding cation:proton antiporter domain-containing protein: protein MDSGTGLVSLVVAILGLGVAAQVLADRLQMPSVLFLILAGIAVGPEGLGLVTADAFGPSLPAIVGLSVAIIIFEGAFHLEVEKIRQTPREAFRLVTVGAAIGLVGTAAAVRFALGASWELSFLVGSLLIATGPTVITPILGVVSVRDRVAAALETEGIVNDVTAAILAVAVFDAVVAGNTRPAHLLQSFASRLGIGVLVGALAAGVLWYLLDHASLPPTNAVQNARLIVLVGAIGTYGIAESITTEAGIAAVATAGILLGNADLPHEDDIAAFKGDVTLVVLSFVFISLATLLSFDELTSLGVGGVLVVVAVVCVVRPALVLLCTYGERFTFREQLFMSAVGPRGIIPASVATLFALELRPSNPEAATVLVGTVFLVILTTVVFEGGFARHIAELLEVIPMRVIVVGGGRVGRGLAKRLEDRGENVVVVERDADVVETARNEGFTVHHGDATDIGVLRSTGAENAKIVAAATEDDEVNLLVAQLANSKFDAETVIARVNTPGNVEAFEELGVRAISANESIAQSMDNAVERPALSEWMSELGRNGDVQEIEVTAERLVGRSIGELDESLPDGVLVALVSRDGESQIPEPDLTLRRGDHLTFVGRRESVHEAIERCHPGLHGELG, encoded by the coding sequence GTGGACTCCGGAACAGGACTCGTTTCGCTCGTCGTGGCGATCTTGGGACTCGGCGTCGCCGCGCAGGTCCTCGCGGACCGACTGCAGATGCCGAGCGTCCTCTTTCTCATCCTCGCGGGGATAGCCGTCGGACCGGAGGGACTCGGCCTCGTCACCGCCGACGCGTTCGGACCGTCGCTCCCGGCGATAGTCGGCCTGAGCGTCGCCATCATCATCTTCGAGGGCGCGTTCCACCTCGAAGTAGAGAAGATTCGCCAGACGCCGCGGGAGGCGTTCCGACTCGTCACCGTCGGCGCGGCCATCGGGTTGGTCGGAACCGCCGCCGCGGTTCGGTTCGCGTTGGGCGCGTCGTGGGAACTCTCCTTCCTCGTCGGGTCGTTGCTCATCGCCACCGGCCCGACGGTCATCACGCCGATTCTCGGCGTCGTCTCGGTCCGCGACAGGGTGGCGGCCGCCCTCGAAACGGAAGGCATCGTCAACGACGTGACGGCGGCGATACTCGCGGTGGCCGTCTTCGACGCCGTCGTCGCCGGGAACACCCGACCGGCGCATCTCCTGCAGTCGTTCGCCTCCCGACTCGGTATCGGCGTTCTCGTCGGCGCACTCGCGGCGGGCGTCCTCTGGTACCTCCTCGACCACGCATCGCTCCCGCCGACGAACGCCGTCCAGAACGCCCGGCTGATAGTCCTCGTCGGCGCTATCGGGACGTACGGGATCGCGGAGTCGATAACGACGGAAGCCGGCATCGCGGCGGTGGCGACGGCGGGCATCCTCCTCGGAAACGCCGACCTGCCGCACGAGGACGACATCGCGGCGTTCAAAGGCGACGTGACGCTCGTCGTCCTCTCGTTCGTCTTCATCTCCCTCGCTACGCTTCTGTCGTTCGACGAACTCACCTCCCTCGGCGTCGGCGGCGTCCTCGTCGTCGTCGCCGTCGTCTGCGTCGTCCGCCCCGCACTCGTGTTGCTCTGTACGTACGGCGAGCGGTTCACGTTCCGCGAACAGTTGTTCATGAGCGCCGTCGGCCCCCGCGGCATCATCCCAGCGAGCGTCGCCACCCTGTTCGCACTCGAACTCAGACCGTCGAACCCGGAGGCTGCGACCGTTCTCGTCGGGACGGTGTTTCTCGTCATCCTCACTACCGTCGTCTTCGAAGGCGGGTTCGCCCGCCACATCGCGGAACTACTGGAAGTGATTCCAATGCGCGTCATCGTAGTCGGCGGGGGCCGCGTCGGCCGCGGCCTCGCCAAACGACTGGAGGACAGAGGAGAGAACGTCGTCGTCGTCGAACGCGACGCGGACGTGGTGGAGACGGCTCGGAACGAGGGCTTCACCGTCCACCACGGCGACGCGACCGACATCGGCGTTCTGCGCTCGACCGGCGCGGAGAACGCGAAAATCGTCGCCGCCGCGACCGAAGACGACGAGGTGAACCTCCTCGTGGCCCAACTGGCGAACTCGAAGTTCGACGCCGAGACGGTCATCGCCCGGGTGAACACGCCGGGGAACGTCGAAGCGTTCGAAGAACTCGGCGTGCGCGCCATCTCCGCGAACGAGTCCATCGCCCAGTCGATGGACAACGCCGTCGAACGACCGGCGCTCTCGGAGTGGATGAGCGAACTCGGTCGCAACGGCGACGTACAGGAGATAGAGGTCACCGCCGAACGACTCGTCGGGCGGTCCATCGGCGAGTTAGACGAGAGCCTCCCGGACGGGGTGTTGGTCGCACTCGTCAGCAGAGACGGCGAGTCCCAGATACCCGAGCCGGATCTGACGCTCCGTCGCGGCGACCACCTGACGTTCGTCGGACGACGCGAGTCCGTCCACGAGGCCATCGAACGGTGCCACCCCGGACTGCACGGCGAGTTGGGTTAG
- the eif1A gene encoding translation initiation factor eIF-1A — MSEESGRRNLRMPNDDEMFAVVTQHLGGNHVRVRCADGETRLGRIPGRMKYRNWINEDDVVLVEPWSWQDEKANIEWRYSSEDAEQLRAEGHIQ, encoded by the coding sequence GTGAGCGAAGAATCAGGGCGTCGGAACCTCCGAATGCCCAACGACGACGAGATGTTCGCCGTCGTGACGCAGCACCTGGGTGGAAACCACGTGCGCGTCCGATGCGCGGACGGCGAAACTCGTCTCGGCCGGATTCCCGGTCGGATGAAGTACCGCAACTGGATCAACGAGGACGACGTGGTACTCGTCGAACCGTGGTCGTGGCAGGACGAGAAGGCGAACATCGAGTGGCGGTATTCGAGCGAAGACGCGGAGCAACTCCGCGCCGAAGGCCACATTCAGTAA
- a CDS encoding CapA family protein, whose amino-acid sequence MVRTVRLGFTGDVMLGRKVDERQRERPPPAVWGTMRDRLAAADGLFVNLECCLSTRGQRWTRTNRPFHFRADPSWATTALTDVGVSYATLANNHVLDFEEVALEDTLDALSDAGIAYAGAGRTAEEAWRPARVTVDGLEVAVVAFTDNTPEYAATEDSPGTAHVDIDPTDDDCVERVRSAIDAAGDPDLLVASLHWGPNMTESPPERFRAFARFLVDEGVDFLHGHSAHVFHGIEVYDGAPILYDTGDFVDDYAVDRRLRNDRGFLFEATVTTDGVVRELHLVPTVIRDCAVHAATADEAAWNREAMRERSTDFDTRFEAADGGLRVPVAADGSD is encoded by the coding sequence ATGGTCCGGACCGTTCGACTGGGGTTCACCGGCGACGTGATGCTCGGACGAAAGGTGGACGAACGACAGCGGGAACGCCCTCCGCCCGCCGTCTGGGGGACGATGCGTGACCGCCTCGCCGCCGCCGACGGACTGTTCGTCAACCTCGAGTGCTGCCTCTCGACGCGCGGGCAACGTTGGACGCGGACGAACCGCCCCTTCCACTTCCGCGCCGACCCGTCGTGGGCGACTACCGCCCTGACCGACGTCGGCGTCTCGTACGCGACGCTCGCGAACAATCACGTCCTCGACTTCGAGGAAGTCGCCCTCGAAGACACCCTCGACGCCCTCTCGGACGCCGGTATCGCGTACGCCGGCGCCGGACGGACCGCCGAGGAGGCGTGGCGGCCCGCGCGGGTGACCGTCGACGGACTCGAGGTGGCCGTCGTCGCCTTCACGGACAACACGCCCGAGTACGCCGCGACGGAGGACTCGCCGGGCACGGCGCACGTCGATATCGACCCGACAGACGACGACTGCGTCGAACGGGTTCGGTCGGCTATCGACGCGGCGGGGGACCCGGACCTCCTCGTCGCGTCGCTCCATTGGGGACCGAACATGACCGAATCCCCGCCGGAGCGGTTTCGGGCGTTCGCTCGCTTCCTCGTCGACGAAGGCGTCGATTTCCTCCACGGCCACAGCGCGCACGTGTTCCACGGCATCGAGGTGTACGACGGCGCGCCCATCCTCTACGATACGGGCGACTTCGTGGACGACTACGCGGTGGACCGCCGCCTCCGAAACGACAGGGGGTTCCTCTTCGAGGCGACGGTCACGACGGACGGCGTCGTCCGCGAACTGCACCTCGTCCCGACGGTGATTCGCGACTGCGCGGTCCACGCTGCGACCGCCGACGAGGCGGCGTGGAACCGCGAGGCGATGCGGGAGCGTTCGACCGACTTCGACACGCGGTTCGAGGCGGCCGACGGCGGACTCCGCGTCCCCGTCGCGGCCGACGGGAGCGACTGA
- a CDS encoding NAD(P)-dependent alcohol dehydrogenase: MQAARLHEYTDEMENALQIDEIDRPEATRSDHVVVEVEGAGWCQTDNHIIEGMWTDYVEQDLPMTLGHENAGTVVEVGPEVRTVEEGEKVICHPVMTCGVCRQCRLGNDMYCVNLAFPGLTTDGGFAEYLLTNERAVIPLPGEVNTTDIAPHADAGITAYHAVKKAANELNPGDHAVVIGVGGLGHIGLQCLEAMTAAEITALDIKAEARELAADLGAHHTLDPSEEDVEKEILAITDGRGAEQIIDFVGADQTTAIGPKIAGSGGDHHVVGYGGHVHEPSQTLVDGEFSYVGTLVGEYTELQELVRLVERGDVELRTSQYDLGDINTVAERLEHNEIEGRAVITP, encoded by the coding sequence ATGCAAGCCGCACGCCTGCACGAGTACACGGACGAGATGGAGAACGCCCTGCAGATAGACGAGATAGACCGTCCGGAGGCGACGCGGTCGGACCACGTCGTCGTCGAGGTGGAGGGCGCGGGGTGGTGCCAGACGGACAACCACATCATCGAGGGGATGTGGACGGACTACGTCGAACAGGACCTCCCGATGACGCTCGGCCACGAGAACGCAGGGACGGTGGTCGAAGTCGGACCGGAGGTCAGGACCGTCGAGGAGGGCGAGAAGGTCATCTGCCACCCGGTGATGACCTGCGGCGTCTGTCGGCAGTGCCGCCTCGGCAACGACATGTACTGCGTGAACTTAGCGTTCCCCGGCCTGACCACCGACGGGGGGTTCGCGGAGTACCTCCTCACCAACGAACGGGCGGTCATCCCCCTGCCGGGCGAGGTGAACACGACGGACATCGCGCCACATGCCGACGCGGGCATCACGGCCTACCACGCGGTCAAGAAGGCCGCGAACGAACTGAACCCCGGCGACCACGCCGTCGTCATCGGCGTCGGCGGACTCGGACACATCGGCCTGCAGTGTCTGGAGGCGATGACCGCCGCCGAGATTACCGCCCTCGACATCAAAGCGGAGGCCCGCGAACTCGCCGCCGACCTCGGCGCGCACCACACGCTCGACCCCTCCGAGGAGGACGTAGAGAAGGAGATTCTCGCCATCACCGACGGCCGGGGCGCAGAGCAGATTATCGACTTCGTCGGGGCGGACCAGACGACGGCGATCGGGCCGAAAATCGCCGGGTCCGGCGGCGACCACCACGTCGTCGGCTACGGCGGCCACGTCCACGAACCCTCCCAGACGCTGGTCGACGGCGAGTTCAGTTACGTCGGAACGCTCGTCGGCGAGTACACCGAACTGCAGGAACTGGTCCGCCTCGTCGAACGCGGCGACGTCGAACTCCGAACCTCGCAGTACGACCTCGGCGACATCAACACCGTCGCCGAACGACTCGAACACAACGAAATCGAGGGCCGCGCGGTCATCACGCCGTAA